One window from the genome of Methanococcoides sp. AM1 encodes:
- a CDS encoding tetratricopeptide repeat protein, with amino-acid sequence MSSVSASSVTEWVASGNDMLDEGDYEGALNAFNYAISLHQTHSAAWLGKGDAYYYIGNYEEAIAAYDQALLYNPDSMDAYAGKADSLIKLGMYDEAWSLYDEATAMGDDDAQIWYRKGRILYEFSQYGESLEAYDMSLSIDPGFIYSYSGKGYSLLEMNRYSEALDNFESAIEMNEDYLVAWIGKGDALYGLGLYEEAIDAYDHVIAEDPGDASVWSGKGYCLYEMGEFEDSINAFDEAIAIDPGYVNALSGKGFSLFALGNYEEAIELFDAAIEADSTYAKAWAGRGDAYSELGFLEDALISYERSVELFAGDADVLYNLGRVLFDLGRHDEALAAFESVLELDPEHSLALIGQGYSLYELEEYDKALEAFDEALVIDSENKVASEGKTMIESQVRMGWLRSPLSVAVLLLALVVPLIYFYYRKRQQKME; translated from the coding sequence ATGAGTTCTGTAAGTGCTTCTTCTGTAACTGAATGGGTGGCAAGCGGGAATGATATGCTTGATGAAGGGGACTATGAAGGTGCATTGAACGCATTCAATTATGCTATCAGCTTGCATCAAACACACTCGGCTGCATGGCTGGGTAAAGGCGATGCATATTACTATATTGGTAATTATGAGGAAGCTATAGCTGCCTACGACCAGGCTCTATTGTATAATCCGGATTCTATGGATGCATACGCAGGCAAAGCAGATTCTCTCATAAAGCTTGGAATGTATGATGAAGCATGGTCTCTCTATGATGAAGCAACTGCTATGGGTGATGATGATGCTCAGATCTGGTATAGAAAGGGTCGTATCCTTTATGAGTTCAGCCAGTATGGTGAGTCTCTTGAAGCATACGACATGTCCTTATCGATCGATCCGGGTTTCATCTATTCATATTCAGGCAAAGGCTATTCACTTCTTGAAATGAACAGGTATTCGGAAGCTCTCGATAATTTTGAATCGGCAATTGAGATGAATGAGGATTATCTGGTTGCATGGATAGGTAAGGGTGATGCTCTCTATGGTCTCGGACTCTATGAAGAAGCTATTGATGCTTACGATCATGTGATCGCAGAAGATCCGGGAGATGCTTCTGTTTGGTCAGGCAAAGGTTATTGTCTCTATGAGATGGGAGAATTCGAGGATTCAATAAATGCTTTTGATGAGGCAATAGCGATCGATCCGGGTTATGTTAATGCCTTAAGTGGTAAGGGTTTTTCACTCTTTGCTCTTGGCAATTACGAGGAAGCTATCGAACTATTCGATGCAGCAATAGAGGCTGACAGTACCTATGCAAAAGCATGGGCAGGAAGAGGGGATGCTTATTCTGAGCTGGGTTTTCTTGAAGATGCCCTGATATCTTATGAAAGGTCTGTTGAACTCTTCGCTGGAGATGCGGACGTACTTTACAACCTTGGTCGCGTACTATTTGATCTTGGCCGCCACGATGAGGCCCTTGCTGCTTTTGAATCTGTTCTTGAATTGGATCCTGAACATTCCCTTGCACTTATTGGTCAGGGATATAGCCTTTATGAGCTTGAGGAGTATGACAAGGCGCTGGAGGCATTTGATGAGGCATTGGTTATCGATTCTGAAAATAAAGTTGCCTCTGAAGGCAAAACTATGATCGAGTCTCAGGTCAGGATGGGGTGGCTAAGAAGCCCGCTTTCTGTAGCAGTACTTCTACTTGCTTTAGTAGTACCTTTGATATATTTCTATTACAGGAAAAGACAACAGAAAATGGAATGA
- a CDS encoding MATE family efflux transporter, translating to MHKNDAMLGNESIGNLIVKLSTPAIVGLLVQALYNLVDTIFVGRGLGEQSMLGIAGISVAFPVQILMMAIALGVGIGGSSIISRALGKKDIIKAEKTVANMVTLVVTASIAFTVLGLIFLDPMLKVFGASDIVLPFANEYTRYIVIGTTFFTFSAAMSNAIRAEGNTKFAMAIMLVSSVTNIILDPLFIFEFGMGIKGAAIATVISQLVGCVMVAYYYASSLSRLDFIIAYMIPDTGILGETISIGMSEFIFNVVESSLFLLFNQSLLLYGGDISIAVFGIIIKVFMLTLMPIIGIKQGIQPIVGYNYGANEYARVKKTVSLSNYIVTGMCIVSTVIVFLIPEQIIRVFSDDPELISMGITALKISFLMMPFIGYQVVATALLQSLGKSKGSLAVTLSRQIIFLPPLVIILPLFFGLNGIWISFPISDFLACVVAVLITRKEITSMRA from the coding sequence ATGCACAAGAACGATGCAATGCTTGGGAATGAATCCATCGGCAACCTCATAGTCAAACTATCAACACCCGCCATAGTAGGATTGCTTGTACAGGCATTATACAACCTTGTGGACACCATTTTTGTCGGAAGGGGGCTTGGAGAACAAAGCATGCTGGGAATCGCCGGCATATCCGTAGCTTTTCCGGTACAGATCCTCATGATGGCGATCGCCCTGGGAGTCGGGATCGGAGGTTCATCCATAATCTCAAGAGCTCTGGGCAAAAAAGACATAATAAAAGCTGAGAAAACGGTTGCCAACATGGTCACACTGGTAGTCACCGCCAGTATTGCCTTTACAGTTCTTGGACTGATATTTCTGGACCCCATGCTAAAGGTCTTTGGTGCTTCTGATATTGTACTCCCTTTTGCCAACGAGTACACCAGGTACATTGTCATCGGAACGACATTCTTCACATTCTCTGCAGCCATGAGCAATGCTATCCGTGCAGAAGGAAATACAAAGTTTGCAATGGCTATCATGCTGGTCTCCAGCGTTACGAACATAATCCTTGATCCACTGTTCATCTTCGAGTTCGGAATGGGAATAAAAGGTGCAGCAATTGCTACGGTGATCTCACAACTGGTCGGATGTGTCATGGTTGCCTACTATTATGCAAGCAGCCTGAGCAGGCTGGATTTTATTATTGCATACATGATACCTGACACAGGAATACTTGGCGAGACCATTTCCATCGGAATGTCTGAATTCATATTCAATGTAGTGGAAAGTAGTCTCTTCCTTCTTTTCAACCAGAGCTTACTGTTATACGGAGGAGATATATCGATCGCGGTCTTTGGTATCATCATTAAGGTATTCATGCTTACACTCATGCCAATTATAGGGATTAAACAGGGAATACAACCAATAGTAGGATACAACTACGGAGCTAACGAGTATGCAAGGGTCAAGAAGACAGTCTCCCTTTCGAATTATATTGTCACAGGAATGTGTATCGTTAGTACTGTCATAGTTTTCCTGATACCGGAGCAGATCATTCGTGTTTTCAGTGATGACCCCGAACTTATATCCATGGGAATCACAGCCCTGAAGATATCATTCCTTATGATGCCATTCATTGGTTACCAGGTGGTTGCCACTGCACTATTGCAATCACTGGGAAAATCAAAGGGATCGCTTGCAGTTACACTCTCCAGACAGATAATATTCCTGCCACCACTGGTAATTATCTTACCTTTGTTCTTCGGCCTTAATGGCATATGGATATCGTTCCCAATCTCGGATTTTCTTGCCTGCGTGGTCGCAGTGCTCATTACGAGGAAAGAAATTACCAGCATGAGAGCATGA